One region of Elusimicrobiota bacterium genomic DNA includes:
- a CDS encoding thiolase family protein produces MRAESKKIILGVGARTPIGHISRSLANLSPEALLQIAVEGLLQKSKLPKEAVDGLIAGWVGQSFSAPNIARVALLRCGLPEKAQAVTVQNNCVSSIEAISAAARFILAGEGELYIACGTECMSRMPYTIEGNRSLKELRSLATVKEKWASLPSSPQVAVIDSMEEGLTDPVKKINMAGTAEVCAQIYGITRQAQDQYAHESFRRAIEGWNKGFYASHVVPAKADGAGLEKDEYPFLRKDLVAKPQMFAKAPALFDNSSYSLRDFYRDFGHYIGKEFQEGATGSVTLFNSCGRSDGAAALIVATEEKAKALGLEILAELKGWGFHGNNPAHMGVAPALAAPVALEKAGVKFAELDHVELHEPFAATVLSIFKLGRERFGHDWQEKFSSGALNPHGGSIALGHPLGATGARLMLNLLYALKANPTGRYGMLAACAGGGMGGAMVVERL; encoded by the coding sequence ATGCGGGCCGAATCCAAAAAAATCATTCTAGGCGTCGGAGCCAGGACGCCGATCGGGCACATCTCCCGCTCCTTGGCGAATCTGAGCCCCGAGGCGCTCCTACAGATCGCGGTGGAGGGCCTACTCCAAAAATCTAAGCTGCCCAAGGAAGCCGTGGACGGGCTCATCGCGGGCTGGGTGGGGCAGAGCTTTTCCGCGCCAAACATCGCCCGTGTGGCTCTCCTGCGCTGCGGCCTGCCTGAAAAAGCCCAGGCCGTCACGGTCCAGAACAATTGCGTTTCCTCGATCGAGGCTATTTCCGCGGCCGCGCGCTTCATCCTGGCCGGCGAGGGGGAACTCTACATCGCATGCGGGACCGAGTGCATGTCCCGCATGCCCTATACTATTGAAGGCAACCGCAGCCTCAAAGAACTGAGAAGCCTGGCAACGGTCAAGGAAAAATGGGCGAGCCTCCCTTCCAGCCCCCAGGTGGCCGTGATCGACTCCATGGAGGAGGGGCTGACCGATCCGGTCAAAAAAATCAACATGGCCGGCACGGCCGAGGTCTGCGCCCAAATCTACGGGATCACCCGCCAAGCCCAGGACCAATACGCCCACGAAAGCTTCAGACGGGCCATCGAGGGCTGGAACAAGGGCTTCTACGCCTCTCACGTGGTCCCGGCCAAGGCCGATGGAGCCGGCCTCGAGAAGGACGAATACCCCTTCCTGCGCAAGGATTTGGTGGCCAAACCCCAAATGTTCGCCAAGGCCCCGGCCCTTTTCGACAATTCCAGCTATTCCTTGAGGGACTTCTACCGCGACTTCGGGCATTACATTGGAAAAGAATTCCAGGAAGGAGCTACGGGCTCCGTCACCCTCTTCAACTCCTGCGGGCGCTCGGACGGGGCCGCGGCCCTTATTGTCGCGACCGAGGAGAAGGCCAAGGCCCTCGGCCTCGAGATCCTGGCCGAGCTCAAGGGCTGGGGCTTCCACGGCAACAACCCAGCCCACATGGGCGTGGCTCCCGCTTTGGCCGCTCCCGTGGCCCTCGAAAAGGCCGGCGTGAAGTTCGCAGAGCTCGACCATGTTGAATTGCACGAGCCCTTCGCCGCGACCGTTCTCTCCATCTTCAAGCTGGGCCGGGAGCGCTTCGGCCACGATTGGCAGGAAAAATTCTCCTCGGGAGCTCTAAACCCCCACGGAGGCTCTATCGCCTTGGGGCATCCCTTGGGCGCTACCGGCGCCCGGCTCATGCTGAACCTGCTCTACGCCCTGAAGGCCAACCCCACGGGGCGCTATGGAATGCTTGCGGCCTGCGCCGGAGGCGGGATGGGCGGGGCGATGGTGGTCGAAAGGCTTTAG
- a CDS encoding glycosyltransferase family 4 protein, with translation MDKTPLGGGAMVGVKLVQHWPQDGFELAVLGSGALPPRPGLEYAQIQTPTAAKHRGLVRLSEWDYGSFCREFEEGSTRWLLERRERFPPRETCVLVNDVSEGPDLAALSEAGYRIVSLWHVDVVDYFNKIYLKSWLSARTAAAGYERLRAMGASRILPDLLRLVFEKQRETVRLSRRLIVPSRAMSETLLDCYGCAVMTRGELARRISVLPWGMWRDPVSEDESQARARVLKDRYRIGTHTTTVMTLSRISPEKGIHLLIEALRLLEKKSFFQDRDCCLLLCGEAAFMQGSRYLEQVKETAARLSRVRVFFPGYLSPLEKQAHLSLADLFASPSIHDSYGLSIVEAMQAGRAVLASDHYGVRDLLRPSFGRKVAYPSLGEAPAALSAALEDILSQRRRLKAMGQAARLAAEGMPFEKAAAEVLRLSLEEEAFHEARL, from the coding sequence ATGGACAAGACCCCACTGGGCGGGGGGGCCATGGTGGGGGTCAAGCTCGTCCAGCATTGGCCCCAGGACGGCTTTGAGCTGGCGGTCCTGGGCTCTGGAGCCCTTCCTCCCCGGCCTGGCCTCGAATACGCCCAAATCCAGACTCCTACCGCGGCCAAGCACCGGGGGCTCGTGCGCCTTTCGGAATGGGATTACGGCTCCTTCTGCCGCGAGTTCGAAGAGGGCAGCACGCGCTGGCTCCTGGAGCGGCGGGAGCGCTTCCCGCCGCGGGAGACCTGCGTGCTCGTTAACGACGTCTCCGAGGGCCCAGACCTGGCGGCTCTCTCCGAGGCCGGCTACCGTATCGTGTCCCTCTGGCACGTGGATGTGGTGGATTATTTCAACAAGATATACCTCAAAAGCTGGCTCTCTGCTCGAACCGCGGCTGCCGGCTACGAGAGGCTGAGGGCCATGGGCGCAAGCCGAATTCTGCCTGACCTTCTGCGCCTGGTCTTCGAGAAGCAGAGAGAGACAGTCAGGCTCTCCCGGCGACTGATCGTGCCTTCCCGGGCCATGAGCGAGACCTTGCTCGACTGCTACGGCTGCGCGGTCATGACGCGCGGGGAGCTCGCGCGCCGGATTTCCGTGCTTCCCTGGGGCATGTGGCGCGACCCGGTGAGCGAGGATGAGTCCCAAGCCCGCGCTCGAGTCCTCAAGGACCGCTATCGGATCGGGACCCACACCACCACCGTGATGACTTTGAGCCGGATCTCCCCGGAGAAAGGGATACATCTTCTCATCGAGGCTTTGCGCCTCCTCGAGAAAAAAAGCTTTTTCCAAGACCGCGACTGCTGCCTCTTATTGTGCGGCGAGGCGGCTTTCATGCAGGGGTCGCGCTACCTAGAGCAGGTCAAGGAGACCGCGGCCCGGCTGTCCCGGGTGCGGGTGTTCTTCCCCGGCTATCTCTCGCCCCTGGAGAAGCAGGCGCATTTGAGCCTGGCCGACCTTTTCGCTTCTCCTTCCATCCACGATAGCTACGGCCTCAGCATCGTCGAGGCCATGCAGGCGGGCCGCGCGGTCCTGGCCAGCGATCATTATGGGGTGCGTGACCTCTTGCGGCCGAGTTTCGGCCGCAAGGTGGCCTACCCCAGCTTGGGCGAGGCCCCGGCGGCCCTGTCCGCGGCCTTGGAGGATATTCTTTCGCAGAGGCGCAGGCTCAAGGCCATGGGCCAGGCCGCGCGCCTGGCCGCCGAGGGCATGCCTTTCGAGAAGGCGGCGGCCGAGGTCCTGCGCCTGTCACTCGAGGAAGAGGCCTTCCATGAAGCCCGGCTTTAA
- a CDS encoding thioesterase, whose amino-acid sequence MKPGFKVGLKVDMPAVVKPSMKPYLEGLVSHRLYATWAMVYHMETASRMLLAPYLEPSEEAVGAGVLVKHLRPARLGSPLHVVGTLVRVRGSRVYSRIEVFTRHRKVGEGSTMQVVMSRARFARLLKEAR is encoded by the coding sequence ATGAAGCCCGGCTTTAAGGTTGGTCTCAAGGTGGACATGCCAGCCGTGGTCAAGCCATCCATGAAGCCCTATCTGGAGGGCTTGGTCAGCCATCGGCTCTACGCCACTTGGGCCATGGTCTACCACATGGAAACGGCCTCGCGCATGCTGCTGGCCCCATATCTAGAGCCCAGCGAGGAGGCGGTGGGGGCGGGGGTCCTGGTCAAACATCTGCGTCCCGCGCGCCTGGGTTCGCCCCTGCACGTGGTGGGCACCTTGGTCCGGGTGAGGGGCTCGCGGGTCTATTCGCGCATCGAGGTGTTTACCCGACACCGGAAGGTGGGCGAAGGTTCCACCATGCAGGTGGTGATGTCGCGGGCGCGGTTCGCTCGGCTTCTGAAGGAGGCGCGCTAA
- a CDS encoding acetyl-CoA C-acyltransferase, protein MAVREAVAVAAVRSPVGRLGGALAGVRPDDLAAAVIAALLKKAPRLDPAEISDVYLGCANQAGEDNRNVARMAALLSGLPQSVPGCTVNRLGASGLEAVNAAARAILAGEGDVYVAGGVESMSRAPWVLPKAEAPYPYGNLTAYDTALGWRFPNPRLEKMFPLYSMGETAENVAERHNISRKDQDAFALRSHQRAVAAQTGVFSEEIVPIQVIGRKGENREVAVDETPRPDSSLEKLSALKPAFRAGGSVTAGNSSTLNDGASALLLMERSRAAALGLAPLARWAGSASAGVDPSYMGLGPVPATRKLIGRLGIKISEIDLIELNEAFAAQSLACIRELGIDEERLNVNGGAIALGHPLGSSGARLCVALLHEMRRRKARRGLATLCVGVGQGLATLWEAV, encoded by the coding sequence ATGGCAGTCCGTGAAGCGGTGGCGGTGGCGGCGGTGCGGTCTCCCGTGGGCAGGCTCGGGGGGGCCTTGGCCGGGGTGCGCCCGGACGATTTGGCCGCGGCCGTGATAGCGGCCCTCTTGAAGAAGGCCCCCCGCCTCGACCCGGCCGAAATATCGGACGTGTACCTTGGCTGTGCCAACCAGGCGGGCGAGGACAACCGCAACGTCGCGAGAATGGCCGCGCTTTTGTCTGGTCTCCCCCAGTCGGTGCCCGGCTGCACTGTCAACCGCCTCGGCGCTTCCGGCTTGGAGGCCGTCAATGCCGCGGCCCGCGCCATCCTGGCCGGGGAGGGCGACGTCTATGTTGCGGGAGGAGTGGAGAGCATGAGCCGGGCGCCGTGGGTCCTGCCCAAGGCCGAGGCTCCCTATCCCTACGGCAACCTCACGGCCTACGACACCGCCCTCGGCTGGCGCTTTCCCAATCCCCGCCTCGAGAAGATGTTCCCCCTCTACAGCATGGGGGAAACGGCTGAGAACGTGGCCGAGCGCCATAACATATCGCGCAAGGATCAGGACGCCTTCGCCCTGCGCAGCCACCAAAGGGCTGTCGCGGCGCAGACCGGCGTTTTCAGTGAGGAGATCGTCCCCATCCAAGTCATCGGCCGCAAGGGTGAAAACCGCGAGGTTGCCGTCGACGAAACTCCGCGGCCGGACTCGAGCCTGGAGAAGCTCTCCGCCCTGAAGCCCGCCTTCCGCGCCGGAGGCAGCGTCACCGCAGGCAACAGCTCGACCCTCAATGACGGAGCCTCGGCCCTGCTTCTGATGGAAAGGTCCAGGGCCGCGGCTCTTGGCCTTGCGCCCCTTGCGCGTTGGGCCGGCTCGGCCTCGGCCGGAGTGGATCCCTCCTACATGGGCCTGGGCCCCGTGCCTGCGACCCGAAAGCTCATAGGCCGGCTGGGGATTAAGATCTCGGAGATAGACTTGATCGAGCTAAACGAGGCCTTCGCGGCCCAAAGCTTGGCCTGCATCCGAGAGCTTGGAATAGACGAGGAGCGCTTGAACGTGAACGGCGGCGCCATCGCGCTCGGCCACCCCCTGGGCTCGAGCGGAGCGCGCCTCTGCGTGGCCTTGCTTCACGAGATGCGCCGGCGCAAGGCCCGGCGCGGCTTGGCGACCCTTTGCGTAGGAGTCGGGCAGGGCCTGGCGACCCTTTGGGAAGCGGTATAA
- a CDS encoding beta-lactamase family protein: protein MILRRGKLVASQGAWDRKIYAMSATKSVASLAVGLLIDDGLIQSLDQPVSDFVSQWKEGEKSKITIRMLLNHTSGLDTHGRGVPYALNAPLVYPPGTAFVYNNPAVDLLGVVIEKASGVRADLYIARRLFEPLGIADWDWAKDSAGNPLIAGELQIRPADLAKIGQMVLDGGVWNGRHVLSKSWLERSVEASQPFDPTCGLLWWRDAQARSIGFTPRLLEAWGRAGVRAEVLDPMRPLVGRPMKDMGELIAAMRAAYQGHPSYLKELNAVLMRNRLQWYEVIELGPVEGFSAQGWLGQFLVVDLKRGLVGVRMRDSRPSDYPTLENPHPPYVDTFDDFPKYVHELAPAL, encoded by the coding sequence TTGATCCTGAGGCGCGGCAAGCTCGTCGCCTCGCAGGGCGCCTGGGATCGGAAGATCTACGCGATGTCCGCGACCAAGTCCGTGGCGAGCCTTGCTGTCGGATTACTCATCGATGACGGCCTGATTCAATCGCTCGATCAGCCTGTGTCGGATTTCGTTTCCCAGTGGAAGGAAGGAGAAAAGAGTAAGATCACAATCCGCATGCTGTTGAATCACACCTCCGGCCTGGACACCCACGGGCGGGGAGTGCCCTACGCTTTGAATGCCCCGCTGGTTTACCCGCCGGGAACCGCTTTCGTCTACAATAATCCCGCCGTTGATCTTCTTGGTGTGGTCATCGAAAAGGCCTCGGGCGTGCGCGCCGATCTCTATATCGCCCGGCGGCTTTTCGAGCCGCTCGGCATCGCCGATTGGGATTGGGCCAAGGACAGCGCGGGAAACCCCTTGATCGCCGGGGAGCTCCAAATCCGGCCGGCGGATCTAGCGAAGATCGGGCAAATGGTTCTTGACGGAGGCGTGTGGAACGGACGGCATGTGCTCAGCAAGAGCTGGCTTGAGCGGTCGGTCGAAGCGTCGCAGCCTTTCGATCCCACATGCGGCCTGCTCTGGTGGCGGGACGCGCAGGCGCGTTCCATCGGGTTTACGCCCAGACTGTTGGAAGCCTGGGGCCGGGCGGGGGTTCGCGCCGAGGTCCTCGATCCGATGCGCCCTTTGGTCGGGCGGCCGATGAAAGACATGGGCGAGCTCATCGCCGCGATGCGAGCCGCCTATCAGGGCCATCCTTCGTACCTGAAGGAGCTCAACGCGGTATTGATGCGCAACCGACTCCAGTGGTACGAGGTCATTGAACTAGGCCCGGTCGAGGGCTTCTCCGCGCAGGGTTGGCTTGGGCAATTCCTGGTGGTGGACCTCAAGCGAGGCTTGGTCGGCGTCCGCATGCGCGATTCCCGCCCAAGCGATTATCCGACGCTTGAGAATCCACATCCGCCCTATGTGGACACGTTCGATGACTTCCCGAAGTATGTTCACGAACTCGCGCCAGCCCTCTAG
- a CDS encoding response regulator — MSSDNKHRILLADDEPDLLIVIKQSLEMAGFHVETVDNGRQALDSIRARAPDIAILDLRMPGMDGFEVCRELRKDSLYEHLPLILLSAAGTRDTKIKGLNLGADDFITKPVDLQELLARIHMILKRTQQGLDANPLTRLPGNVSIQRRIKEAIESGKPLAVLYLDLNQFKAYNDAYGFEAGDKVIKATADILVKLTRGGKGVVEDFVGHIGGDDFIVLTHPKRMEALSRDIITDFDGMAPIFYNAKDRKNKKIVSTDRQGRVVEFPLLSIAIGICHNGLRSLTSYAQISHYGAELKKFAKQQPGSAYVVDRRR; from the coding sequence GTGAGCTCCGACAATAAGCATCGCATCCTGCTGGCCGATGACGAGCCGGACCTCCTAATCGTCATCAAGCAAAGCCTGGAGATGGCCGGCTTTCATGTGGAGACGGTGGACAACGGGAGGCAAGCCCTCGACTCCATACGCGCCCGCGCGCCGGACATCGCGATCCTGGACCTGCGCATGCCCGGCATGGACGGCTTCGAGGTCTGCCGGGAGCTGCGCAAGGACTCTCTCTACGAGCACCTGCCGCTGATCCTGCTCTCGGCGGCGGGAACCCGAGACACCAAAATCAAGGGGCTCAACCTCGGCGCCGACGACTTCATCACCAAACCCGTGGATCTCCAGGAGCTCCTGGCGCGCATCCACATGATCTTGAAGCGCACCCAGCAGGGCCTCGACGCCAATCCCCTCACCCGCCTGCCAGGGAACGTCTCGATCCAAAGGAGGATCAAGGAGGCCATCGAGTCGGGCAAGCCCTTGGCCGTCCTTTACCTCGACCTTAACCAATTTAAGGCCTACAACGACGCCTACGGCTTCGAGGCCGGCGACAAGGTCATCAAGGCCACTGCCGACATTCTCGTCAAGCTAACGCGCGGCGGCAAGGGCGTGGTGGAGGATTTCGTGGGGCATATTGGGGGGGACGACTTCATCGTCCTGACGCATCCCAAGCGCATGGAGGCCCTCTCTCGGGATATCATCACGGATTTTGATGGCATGGCGCCCATCTTCTACAACGCGAAGGATCGCAAGAATAAAAAAATCGTCTCAACCGACAGGCAGGGGCGAGTGGTCGAGTTTCCCCTGCTCTCCATCGCCATAGGGATCTGCCATAACGGGCTGCGCAGCCTTACCTCCTACGCGCAAATCTCGCATTACGGCGCCGAGCTCAAAAAATTCGCCAAGCAGCAGCCCGGCTCGGCTTACGTGGTCGATCGCCGACGCTAG
- a CDS encoding AtpZ/AtpI family protein: MSVDPEESDKKQNGAAAWAFALGAGTQLVTSVLLGFLAGQWLDGKLGTGPWLMLLGAFLGISVGLYQLIKAQARRDGR, from the coding sequence ATGTCCGTCGATCCCGAGGAGTCTGACAAGAAGCAAAACGGGGCCGCCGCGTGGGCCTTCGCGCTGGGCGCGGGAACGCAGCTCGTGACCAGCGTTCTCCTGGGCTTTCTCGCGGGGCAATGGCTCGACGGCAAGCTCGGGACCGGGCCGTGGTTGATGTTGTTGGGCGCTTTCTTGGGAATCAGCGTTGGACTCTACCAACTTATCAAGGCGCAGGCGCGTCGCGACGGCCGTTAA
- the atpB gene encoding F0F1 ATP synthase subunit A, whose translation MNFERILEHHLMDHALAFNLTKHLVTLWSVSAACVALLSWAARSRSRAGLLLRGAVEAVALYLRDAVLEPIFGHSTATYLPYFLTLFFFILACNLVGLLPGAAAITGNISITFALASCTFGLIHLAGVKEQGLFSYIAHIVPGGLPKVLVPLIFLIEIVGLLAKCIALCIRLFANIIAGHIVSLAFLSLIFIFAQMSPYIGLGVAPAAVGLALFVYALDVLVAFLQAYIFTFLTALFVGGAVHPH comes from the coding sequence ATGAATTTCGAACGCATCCTCGAGCATCACCTGATGGATCACGCCCTGGCCTTCAACCTCACCAAGCATCTGGTGACGCTGTGGTCCGTCAGCGCCGCCTGCGTCGCTCTGCTGTCCTGGGCCGCGCGCAGCCGCTCGCGCGCCGGGCTGCTCTTGCGCGGCGCGGTCGAGGCCGTGGCCCTTTACCTGCGCGATGCGGTGCTCGAGCCCATATTCGGCCATTCCACCGCCACCTATTTGCCCTATTTCCTAACATTGTTCTTCTTCATCCTGGCGTGTAATCTGGTCGGCCTCCTGCCCGGCGCAGCCGCCATCACCGGCAACATTTCCATCACTTTCGCCCTGGCGAGCTGCACCTTCGGCTTGATCCATCTGGCCGGGGTCAAGGAGCAGGGTCTTTTTTCCTATATCGCCCACATCGTTCCGGGCGGCCTACCGAAGGTCCTGGTTCCTCTCATTTTCCTCATCGAGATCGTAGGGCTCCTGGCCAAGTGCATCGCCCTCTGTATCCGGCTCTTCGCCAACATCATCGCGGGGCATATCGTCTCTCTGGCATTCCTGTCCCTGATCTTCATTTTCGCGCAAATGAGTCCCTACATCGGGCTCGGTGTCGCTCCAGCGGCCGTGGGTTTGGCTCTTTTTGTCTACGCACTGGACGTCCTGGTCGCGTTCCTGCAGGCGTACATCTTCACCTTTCTCACCGCCTTGTTCGTCGGCGGCGCCGTACACCCGCATTAG
- the atpE gene encoding ATP synthase F0 subunit C, translating to MLYLGLSYIGVGVGAGICLVGAAMGIAKLARAALEGAARQPEAAGSLQTMMIIPAAMIEGLGLLALVIAFLAVGALNKGIEAAGRGSAPAAAVEHH from the coding sequence ATGCTGTATCTAGGACTAAGCTACATCGGAGTGGGAGTAGGGGCGGGGATCTGCCTCGTCGGCGCGGCCATGGGCATCGCGAAGCTCGCCCGGGCGGCGCTAGAGGGCGCGGCCCGCCAGCCGGAGGCCGCCGGCTCCCTGCAGACCATGATGATCATTCCGGCCGCCATGATCGAGGGCTTGGGGCTGTTGGCCCTGGTCATCGCGTTCTTGGCCGTGGGCGCTCTCAACAAGGGCATCGAGGCCGCGGGACGTGGTTCCGCGCCGGCCGCGGCGGTAGAGCATCATTGA